A window of Candidatus Methanomethylophilaceae archaeon contains these coding sequences:
- a CDS encoding Ig-like domain-containing protein → MEKNKIIAIVAILIVALAAIAAAVVLTSNNGKDVSVTGVSLDKTSIALDTGSETRLTPTISPSDATNKNVIWKSSNTSVATVSNGVVKAVSAGSATITVTTDDGSKTATCKVTVSTPATTVSVTGVELDKSTMAITKGSSSSLTATVLPSNATNKNVTWKSSNTSVATVSNGTVTGVSEGTAVITVTTDDGAKTATCNVTVNKDYNGIVLGDIGTYVPIYGNANNDLYIDGTDVEMINSIIAGTTKYNSTNMPFADANLDGAIDSKDVEIVRNIISRTPCEVFYQDYYGDATPVNFPLTNRNIAVTYYQQAEACAILGVLDDVKVASKAATVYGTMWPTLSDGDTIEWGTTGSSAITDDAVEKFIANGVSLVVCTPRTENHDLAVRLHSERNIDFIQLWYNGNYCLSTIQTMGILMDKEDKSRAYMEYCNKVSDLLTSKITDTTSKNFLVMDKYYVDSDKLELMANERHGSYVLVDKYLGNAYYEDGTNQFGFVNHNLEWLVANSDKFDYIIFAKSGISGYADDQTTGTYYTQEAYNADFESQIEPFTKVKAYKNGNIVGSSYPNIFGYSAYAILPLIAAQVYPDLISIDDARDLLQEWFDNYNVVDIDVTTQGAVSYTGSAYQTSYPKLNSISYDDVTLGEIGTYVPIYGNANNDLFIDSTDVSMLNSIIAGTTKYNSTNMPFADANLDGTIDSKDVEIVRNIISRTPCEVFYQDYYGDATPVNFPLTNRNIAVTYYQQAEACAILGVLDDIKVASKAATVYGTMWPTLSDSDTIEWGTTGSSAITDDAVEKFIANGVSLVVCTPRTENHDLAVRLHNEQNIDFIQLWYNGNYCLSTIQTMGILMDKEDKSRAYMEYCNEIGDELKSKIGDANKDKSILVISGYDASKDQISILANERHGSYVLINKYLGNCYYEDGTNQFGFVYHNVEWLVANSSKFDYIVFCMSGNSGYADDQSTGTYYTHETYNKAFETAISNFEKTNAYKNGNIVGSEYPNTFGYSAYPLMKVIAAQIYPDEFTLEDALADLQEWFDNYNVVSLDVNKDGAISYTGTEYKVSYPQMDI, encoded by the coding sequence ATGGAAAAGAATAAAATTATAGCTATTGTTGCTATCCTGATTGTTGCTTTAGCGGCGATCGCGGCAGCGGTGGTTTTAACTTCTAACAATGGGAAAGATGTCAGCGTCACCGGGGTGTCGCTTGACAAGACCTCTATTGCTTTGGACACGGGTTCAGAAACGAGGCTTACGCCGACCATTTCTCCGTCTGACGCCACCAATAAGAACGTCATTTGGAAATCTAGCAACACATCTGTAGCTACGGTATCCAACGGTGTTGTCAAAGCTGTTTCAGCGGGCAGTGCGACCATAACCGTGACTACGGACGACGGCAGCAAGACAGCGACATGCAAGGTCACTGTCAGCACTCCGGCTACAACGGTCAGTGTTACTGGCGTAGAACTTGATAAATCTACTATGGCTATCACGAAAGGTTCTTCTTCTTCGCTGACGGCCACTGTGTTGCCATCCAATGCCACCAATAAGAATGTCACATGGAAATCCAGCAATACATCTGTAGCTACGGTATCCAATGGAACTGTGACCGGTGTTTCTGAAGGAACTGCCGTCATAACTGTCACGACTGACGACGGGGCAAAAACTGCAACATGCAATGTCACAGTCAATAAAGATTACAACGGCATCGTTCTCGGCGATATAGGGACTTATGTGCCCATATACGGGAACGCGAACAACGATCTGTACATCGATGGTACCGATGTCGAGATGATCAACTCTATAATTGCTGGCACCACCAAATACAACAGTACCAACATGCCCTTCGCAGACGCCAACCTAGACGGCGCCATCGACTCGAAGGACGTCGAGATAGTGCGCAACATCATAAGCAGGACGCCCTGCGAGGTCTTCTACCAGGACTACTACGGCGACGCCACCCCGGTCAACTTCCCGCTGACCAACAGGAATATAGCCGTGACCTACTACCAGCAGGCAGAAGCCTGCGCCATTCTCGGGGTTCTTGACGATGTCAAGGTCGCGTCAAAGGCCGCCACCGTTTACGGCACAATGTGGCCCACCCTTTCCGACGGCGATACCATCGAATGGGGGACAACCGGCTCCAGCGCCATCACCGATGATGCGGTAGAGAAATTCATCGCAAACGGTGTGTCTCTGGTTGTCTGCACGCCCAGAACCGAGAACCACGATCTCGCGGTCCGCCTCCACAGCGAACGCAATATCGACTTCATACAGCTGTGGTACAACGGGAACTACTGCCTCTCTACCATCCAGACCATGGGCATCCTGATGGACAAGGAAGATAAATCCAGAGCTTACATGGAATACTGCAACAAGGTGTCGGATCTTCTCACCAGCAAAATCACCGATACCACATCCAAGAACTTCTTGGTCATGGACAAATACTATGTGGATTCCGACAAGCTCGAGCTGATGGCCAACGAGAGGCACGGAAGCTATGTCCTCGTCGACAAATATCTTGGAAATGCATATTATGAGGACGGAACCAACCAGTTCGGATTCGTCAATCATAATCTGGAATGGCTCGTTGCCAATAGCGACAAATTCGATTACATCATTTTCGCTAAATCAGGGATTTCCGGATATGCCGATGATCAGACGACAGGCACGTATTACACCCAGGAAGCCTACAACGCCGATTTCGAAAGTCAGATCGAGCCCTTCACCAAAGTAAAGGCATACAAAAACGGCAACATCGTCGGTAGCTCATATCCGAACATATTCGGGTATTCCGCTTACGCCATTCTTCCTCTGATTGCCGCCCAGGTTTATCCCGATCTCATCTCGATAGACGACGCCAGAGATCTTCTCCAGGAGTGGTTCGACAACTACAACGTCGTAGATATCGATGTGACTACGCAGGGTGCGGTTTCATACACAGGAAGTGCCTATCAGACCAGCTATCCGAAGCTCAACTCCATCAGTTATGATGATGTCACCCTCGGAGAAATCGGAACATACGTGCCCATTTACGGGAACGCGAACAATGACCTGTTCATAGACAGCACTGATGTCAGCATGCTGAATTCTATCATTGCCGGCACCACCAAATACAACAGTACCAACATGCCCTTCGCAGACGCTAACCTCGATGGCACCATAGACTCGAAGGACGTAGAGATAGTGCGCAATATAATCAGCAGGACGCCCTGCGAGGTCTTCTACCAGGACTACTACGGCGACGCCACTCCGGTCAACTTCCCGCTTACCAACAGGAACATAGCCGTGACCTATTACCAGCAGGCAGAGGCCTGCGCCATTCTCGGGGTCCTGGATGACATCAAAGTCGCGTCAAAGGCCGCCACCGTTTACGGCACAATGTGGCCCACCCTCTCCGATAGCGATACCATCGAATGGGGGACAACCGGCTCCAGCGCCATAACCGACGATGCGGTAGAGAAATTCATCGCAAACGGTGTGTCTCTGGTTGTCTGCACGCCCAGAACCGAGAACCACGATCTCGCGGTCCGCCTCCACAACGAGCAGAACATCGACTTCATACAGCTGTGGTACAACGGGAACTACTGCCTTTCGACCATCCAGACCATGGGCATCCTGATGGACAAGGAAGACAAGTCCAGGGCATACATGGAATACTGCAATGAGATCGGAGACGAGCTCAAATCCAAGATCGGCGATGCCAACAAGGACAAGAGCATACTCGTCATCAGCGGCTATGACGCCAGCAAAGACCAGATCTCAATCCTGGCCAACGAGAGGCACGGAAGCTATGTGCTCATAAACAAGTACCTCGGAAATTGCTATTACGAGGACGGGACCAACCAGTTCGGGTTCGTTTACCACAACGTAGAGTGGCTTGTCGCCAACAGCAGCAAGTTCGATTACATCGTCTTCTGCATGTCAGGGAATTCCGGATATGCTGACGACCAGTCCACCGGCACCTACTACACGCACGAGACCTACAACAAGGCTTTCGAGACCGCGATCTCCAACTTCGAGAAGACCAACGCATACAAGAACGGCAACATCGTCGGAAGCGAATACCCGAACACATTCGGCTATTCTGCCTACCCGCTGATGAAGGTCATCGCCGCGCAGATCTATCCTGACGAGTTTACTTTGGAAGACGCTCTCGCAGACCTCCAGGAGTGGTTCGACAATTACAACGTGGTCAGTCTTGATGTGAACAAGGACGGAGCCATCTCCTACACTGGAACCGAATACAAAGTCAGCTATCCTCAGATGGATATCTGA
- a CDS encoding iron ABC transporter permease, giving the protein MADDVRIEETVTNYHKNTIKKITFIVLCLVVALLAAGYAMTVGDYQVGFWHTYEVVFEHLMGNVPEADETADYLIWGWRLPRICTGILAGAGLGAAGAVMQSILRNPLADPYTTGISSGAGFGATIAIALGFTVANGAYGIVTNAFIFALIPTAVIIVVSKMKGASPTTMIMAGIAVMYIFNACTTMIKLWADPDKLSAIFAWQVGSIDGATWVQVYFMAGVVIVGYFILQLMSRKLNVLSTGDESSRSIGVNANSLRIACMLLVSLLAAGVVSFTGLIGFIGLVSPHISRLVIGSDNRFLIPASAAFGAALLTIADVVGRTVIAPAVIQVGVITAFIGGPMFLYLILKQKKEAWRCP; this is encoded by the coding sequence ATGGCCGATGATGTCAGAATCGAAGAGACTGTAACAAACTATCACAAAAACACGATCAAAAAAATCACGTTCATTGTATTGTGCCTAGTTGTCGCTCTGTTGGCCGCAGGGTATGCCATGACTGTCGGAGATTATCAGGTCGGATTCTGGCATACTTATGAGGTAGTGTTCGAACACCTGATGGGCAATGTTCCGGAAGCCGATGAAACCGCAGACTATCTCATATGGGGCTGGAGACTTCCGAGGATTTGTACCGGAATCCTCGCCGGAGCGGGATTGGGCGCCGCAGGGGCTGTGATGCAGAGCATCCTCCGCAACCCTCTTGCCGATCCTTATACCACAGGCATATCTTCTGGAGCCGGTTTCGGAGCCACAATTGCCATCGCGCTCGGATTCACGGTGGCCAACGGGGCATACGGAATCGTAACCAACGCATTCATATTCGCTCTAATACCTACCGCTGTCATCATAGTGGTATCGAAGATGAAGGGGGCTTCTCCGACTACTATGATCATGGCCGGAATTGCAGTCATGTATATTTTCAACGCATGCACCACGATGATAAAGCTGTGGGCGGACCCGGATAAGCTGTCTGCGATTTTTGCATGGCAGGTGGGATCCATAGATGGGGCCACCTGGGTGCAGGTCTATTTCATGGCAGGTGTCGTCATCGTCGGGTATTTCATCCTTCAGCTGATGTCGCGCAAGCTAAACGTTCTCTCCACAGGGGATGAAAGTTCCCGTTCGATAGGGGTGAACGCCAATTCCCTCAGAATCGCCTGCATGCTGCTTGTTTCCCTTCTTGCCGCTGGAGTCGTCAGTTTCACCGGGCTTATCGGATTCATAGGCCTTGTGTCTCCCCACATTTCCAGGCTGGTGATAGGGTCGGACAACAGGTTCCTCATACCCGCATCTGCCGCATTCGGAGCCGCGCTGCTCACCATCGCGGATGTCGTCGGGAGGACCGTCATTGCGCCTGCTGTCATTCAGGTCGGAGTTATCACCGCGTTCATCGGAGGTCCGATGTTCTTGTATCTCATACTTAAACAGAAGAAAGAGGCTTGGCGATGTCCATAA
- a CDS encoding ABC transporter ATP-binding protein translates to MSIISLNNVVCGYGDGRTVLEDISFQIDKPEYVCIIGPNGVGKSTLIRVVDGLIKPKSGTVSVFDKYVEEYDLRDLSKIIGYVPVISSDFNVMSVLDTVLIGRYSRQKWRTSKEDIAVAVKALKAMEIEDLAERNFNELSAGQHQKVSIARGLVQEPKILMLDEPTANLDIRHQIYVSAFLRRLSDKTGMTCFTVSHDLNLAAKYATKVIVLQRPGKIYAIGEPNEVINEQMIHDVYNVDSEIVDDHGTPHVILQGVLR, encoded by the coding sequence ATGTCCATAATCAGTCTCAATAATGTGGTGTGCGGATATGGCGACGGGCGCACAGTACTCGAAGACATATCGTTCCAGATAGACAAGCCGGAGTATGTGTGCATCATCGGGCCCAACGGAGTCGGAAAATCCACTCTCATAAGGGTTGTGGACGGGCTCATCAAACCCAAATCCGGTACGGTATCCGTCTTCGACAAATACGTAGAAGAATACGATCTCCGCGATCTTTCGAAGATAATAGGATATGTTCCCGTGATATCTTCCGATTTCAATGTGATGTCCGTTCTGGATACCGTTCTGATAGGGAGATATTCCCGTCAGAAATGGAGGACTTCCAAGGAAGACATAGCCGTTGCGGTCAAAGCTCTCAAAGCGATGGAGATCGAGGACTTGGCGGAAAGGAATTTCAACGAGCTTTCCGCAGGGCAGCATCAAAAAGTATCCATAGCCAGAGGTTTGGTCCAGGAGCCCAAAATCCTGATGCTAGACGAGCCTACTGCGAATCTGGATATAAGGCATCAGATTTATGTCTCGGCGTTCCTGAGGAGGCTTTCCGATAAGACAGGGATGACCTGTTTTACCGTCAGCCACGATCTGAATCTTGCCGCCAAGTATGCTACCAAAGTCATCGTACTCCAAAGGCCCGGGAAAATCTATGCAATAGGAGAACCGAATGAAGTCATCAACGAGCAAATGATTCATGATGTCTACAATGTCGACTCGGAAATAGTCGATGACCACGGAACCCCGCATGTGATACTTCAGGGAGTTCTGAGGTGA
- a CDS encoding thioesterase family protein — protein MEIGTKGRKTAKVTAENTAAALGSGMLEVFATPAMVALIEATASESVASQLPEGQSTVGAHLGLAHSAPSPIGAEIVCETELIEVDRRRLVFKVQVSDGCGEIGSGTHERFVVDDARFMSKASSRLRSQLHDQHREQQASAQNRPVCAECLRHGPDQRGYR, from the coding sequence ATGGAAATCGGAACCAAAGGAAGGAAAACCGCGAAGGTCACGGCGGAAAACACTGCGGCCGCACTCGGAAGCGGAATGCTGGAGGTATTCGCGACCCCGGCGATGGTCGCTCTGATCGAAGCCACCGCATCGGAGAGCGTGGCATCCCAGCTTCCGGAAGGGCAGAGCACCGTAGGGGCCCATCTTGGCTTAGCCCATTCGGCCCCGTCCCCGATAGGCGCAGAGATCGTCTGCGAGACCGAACTCATCGAGGTCGACCGCAGGAGACTCGTATTCAAGGTTCAGGTCAGTGACGGATGCGGCGAGATAGGTTCCGGAACCCACGAGCGCTTCGTGGTGGACGATGCCCGTTTCATGTCCAAGGCATCATCCAGGCTGCGATCGCAGCTGCATGATCAGCACCGGGAACAGCAGGCATCCGCACAGAATCGTCCTGTCTGTGCCGAATGCCTGAGGCATGGACCCGACCAACGCGGATATCGCTAG